Below is a window of Candidatus Aminicenantes bacterium DNA.
CCGTGATGATCTCTTTAGCGATGCTCAAGCCCAAACCGACCCCGCCTTCCGCTTTCTGCCCGGGAACCCGGAAAAATTTCTCGAAGACCCTTTTTTGATGTTTTTTCGGAATGCCGCAGCCATTATCCGAAACTGAAAACACAACCTTTTCTCCATCCACTTTTGCCGACAGACGCACCACGCTGCCGACGGGGGAATACGTGATGGCGTTGGAAAGGAGATTGGCGAATACATAGGAAATCCGCGAACGGTCGGCGCACACATCGGGCAGATCGGCGGGCAGATCTATTTCCAGACGCATGCCCCTGTCCTGGGCTTGGCGGAAAAACGGGTTGCTCGCTTCCTCCACCAATTCATACGGTGAAACAGCCGTCATACTCAACCTGACGGTGCCGGATTCCAGACGCCTGATATCCAGGAGATCCTCGATAATCCTGTTCAACCTTTCGCTTTCATCCCGTGCGGAAACCAACAGATCGGCCTGCTTGTCGTTCAAATCCCCGACGTTTTCCTCCAACAGGAGATGCAGCGCCATGCGGATCGCCGTCAGAGGGGTTTTTATCTGGTGGGAGATCGTTGAAAACAGGTCCTTTTTTATTTCATCGTTCTGCATCAGCAAGGTCACGTCCTCCAGGATGATGATCGAACCGTTGAACTCCTTCTCATCATCGAAAATGGGAATCAGCCGCGGTTTAAAAAACCGTTCCTGGTTATCGCTGAATTGCTGGATTATTTCATGTTTTATTTCAGCGCCGGGTTGAGCCGGATTTTTCATGCTGCTGCGCTGGATTTCTGCCAGCCAGGGAAAAGGCGCCTGTTCGATCGATGTATTGGGAACCAGACCGAAATTTGTGCGCGCCGCCGTTGTGGCGATTTCGATTATTCCTTCCGCATCGACAATGGCGATGATCGCCGGCAGGTTTTTGAACGCCTCTTGCGTGGAGCGCTGTATCCTCAGAAGCTTCATCTGATCGGAGCGACGAAAAAGCCTCAAGCTGGCTACCATGTCATTGAAGGCCTCGGATAGCTGACCGATCTCATCGCGGGTGTCCACTTTGATCACCAGGTTCAAATTCCCCTTGCGGATTTCCTTGGTGGAAGCGATAAAGTGCTGGATGGGTTTCAGGATCCAGCGGTTGCTGAAGAGCATGAAAAACAATATGATCAGGGCTGAAAGGCCCAGGAAAAAGTACATGTCGCGGCGGGCCTCGGCTGCCTTGCGTCTGGCCCGGTTGCTGGCCTCATTCATGTTCTCCTGGTTCATCTGCAGGATTGATTCTGCCTTGGATTTTATTTGCTTGAAGAGGGGAAAGAGA
It encodes the following:
- a CDS encoding ATP-binding protein, whose amino-acid sequence is MNFTLRQKISAVFAMLLVIAVLISWQSIQRFNQLGRSIDVILKENYHSVIACQQMKDALERMDSGLLFILADFVKEGVEQIEANREHFKAALEIELHNLTLPEESAQAFELKSLFNLYGAGLKKFMTSQPEALRKIYSENLFPLFKQIKSKAESILQMNQENMNEASNRARRKAAEARRDMYFFLGLSALIILFFMLFSNRWILKPIQHFIASTKEIRKGNLNLVIKVDTRDEIGQLSEAFNDMVASLRLFRRSDQMKLLRIQRSTQEAFKNLPAIIAIVDAEGIIEIATTAARTNFGLVPNTSIEQAPFPWLAEIQRSSMKNPAQPGAEIKHEIIQQFSDNQERFFKPRLIPIFDDEKEFNGSIIILEDVTLLMQNDEIKKDLFSTISHQIKTPLTAIRMALHLLLEENVGDLNDKQADLLVSARDESERLNRIIEDLLDIRRLESGTVRLSMTAVSPYELVEEASNPFFRQAQDRGMRLEIDLPADLPDVCADRSRISYVFANLLSNAITYSPVGSVVRLSAKVDGEKVVFSVSDNGCGIPKKHQKRVFEKFFRVPGQKAEGGVGLGLSIAKEIIT